A stretch of the Selenomonas ruminantium subsp. lactilytica TAM6421 genome encodes the following:
- a CDS encoding NERD domain-containing protein, which yields MAKFYPDKPGFFNGSEGEEQVYKAFQSLDSRYVVFHSFRWVGDGSRSDMEGEADFVVFHPDYGILVIEVKDGDISYENGCWYSTPRDTHQKKIISPFLQAVSSKHRIIDELNKHMRFVPWTFHAVWFTNFDKSQIHDYPLEAPREIILDTDDLSWPEEAIHKVFAFWYEQFKIRRVRLSAEDIKHCVDILQPTIRIAQTVRTSLEGQEKETVRLTNQQYALLHFLQEQDMAAIHGPAGTGKTILAVEKAKMLANNGEDVLLLCFNEFLWERLRNMELNHHITIHNERTLAEELMPDTTIPLKEVISRFEVFFAEKFDDTAWKYKNVIVDEAQDFPSDVLAHIYQLVQDRGGIFYVFYDREQSIITRKLPDGTLKENASAWIDRSMDCRLVLYQNCRNTAEISKSLSCIGKIKFKGYVNENHGETPMVQFCTQEKDIISAAESFVNQNIGAGISLSDMVILTTHTLKNSILGNAGEITKIPLAHKQEPGKLWFTTVRRFKGLEAKAVLIIDIKTSELLDETSRRLLYVGCSRASAKLKVLILDDVRRRDYPEFLAALGPKMERRKDIADWLGMYLEK from the coding sequence ATGGCAAAATTTTATCCAGATAAACCTGGCTTCTTTAATGGGAGTGAGGGGGAGGAACAGGTTTACAAGGCATTTCAGTCACTGGATTCCCGCTATGTTGTTTTTCATTCCTTTCGCTGGGTGGGAGACGGGAGCCGCTCCGATATGGAGGGAGAGGCTGACTTTGTGGTGTTCCATCCTGATTATGGCATTCTGGTCATCGAGGTGAAAGACGGGGATATCAGCTATGAAAATGGATGCTGGTACAGCACGCCTCGTGATACGCATCAGAAAAAGATAATCTCCCCATTTTTGCAGGCTGTAAGCAGTAAGCATAGGATCATCGATGAATTGAACAAGCATATGAGATTTGTGCCTTGGACGTTCCATGCAGTCTGGTTTACGAATTTTGACAAATCCCAGATTCATGATTATCCATTGGAAGCTCCGCGGGAAATTATCCTTGATACGGATGATCTAAGCTGGCCGGAAGAGGCAATCCATAAGGTATTTGCTTTTTGGTATGAGCAGTTCAAGATTCGCAGGGTAAGGCTGTCTGCTGAGGACATCAAACACTGCGTAGATATATTGCAGCCAACCATTCGTATAGCGCAGACAGTCAGAACCTCATTGGAGGGACAGGAAAAAGAGACTGTCCGTCTGACGAATCAGCAGTATGCCTTGCTTCATTTTCTGCAAGAGCAGGATATGGCTGCCATTCACGGGCCTGCTGGCACGGGCAAGACCATATTAGCTGTGGAAAAGGCGAAGATGCTTGCCAATAATGGTGAAGATGTATTATTGCTTTGCTTTAACGAGTTTCTGTGGGAACGGCTGCGTAATATGGAACTTAACCACCATATTACGATTCATAATGAGCGTACATTGGCAGAGGAGCTGATGCCAGATACAACGATTCCGCTCAAGGAAGTCATCAGCCGTTTCGAGGTATTCTTTGCCGAGAAATTTGATGATACTGCATGGAAATACAAGAATGTCATCGTTGATGAGGCACAGGACTTCCCCAGTGATGTGCTGGCACATATTTATCAACTGGTTCAAGATCGTGGCGGAATTTTCTATGTGTTTTATGACCGTGAGCAGTCGATTATCACGCGTAAGCTGCCGGATGGCACGTTGAAGGAGAATGCCAGCGCCTGGATTGACAGGTCGATGGACTGCCGCCTTGTTTTGTATCAGAACTGCCGGAACACTGCTGAAATCAGCAAATCCCTTAGTTGTATCGGCAAAATCAAGTTCAAGGGTTATGTCAACGAAAATCATGGCGAAACACCTATGGTACAGTTCTGCACCCAGGAAAAGGATATAATAAGTGCTGCGGAATCCTTTGTCAATCAAAATATTGGAGCAGGTATTTCCCTGTCCGATATGGTCATCCTGACAACACATACATTGAAGAACAGTATATTGGGCAACGCAGGGGAAATAACCAAAATTCCCCTTGCCCATAAGCAGGAACCGGGCAAACTTTGGTTCACGACTGTGCGGCGCTTTAAAGGTTTGGAAGCAAAGGCAGTGCTGATAATAGACATCAAAACCTCCGAACTGCTTGACGAAACCAGCCGGCGCTTGCTCTATGTAGGCTGTTCCAGGGCTTCTGCCAAGTTGAAAGTGTTGATATTGGATGATGTACGGCGCAGGGACTATCCTGAATTTCTTGCCGCTCTGGGGCCAAAAATGGAGCGCCGGAAAGATATAGCCGATTGGTTGGGGATGTATCTTGAAAAATGA
- a CDS encoding 4-hydroxybutyrate dehydrogenase: MQSFKIQPKIELADSLAEFCQEFQVGPGDLLFASRRTQQNYLQGLAQGAIIIDYRDFGSGEPTDTMVEGIAHALAGRDYKRVIAIGGGTILDVAKLFALQTILPVAKLFQQEIPPVKKCELILLPTTCGTGSEMTNISILSLTSLSTKLGLAHDALYADHAVLIPELLKDLPDRAFGASAIDALIHAMESFTSPRATAFTKMFSLQAMELIIKGFQDIVVQGRKARDKHLQDFLLASSYAGIAFGNAGCAAVHALSYPLGAAKHVPHGEANAVMLLPVYKLYQEKHYGGSLRDLCQYLAGLLGCQEMDVWLRLEDLLTGILSWKSLADYGVTKDELDAFADVVMNKQRRLMANNFVTLTRHDVEKIYGSLY, encoded by the coding sequence ATGCAGTCATTCAAGATACAGCCTAAGATAGAACTGGCAGATTCTTTGGCGGAATTCTGTCAGGAGTTCCAGGTAGGCCCCGGGGATCTGCTCTTTGCCAGCCGCCGGACCCAGCAGAATTATCTGCAGGGCCTTGCTCAGGGGGCCATCATCATCGATTACCGTGATTTCGGCAGCGGGGAGCCTACAGATACGATGGTGGAGGGGATAGCCCATGCTTTGGCCGGCCGGGATTACAAGCGGGTCATCGCTATTGGCGGCGGTACCATCCTCGATGTGGCGAAGTTGTTCGCCCTGCAGACCATCCTGCCTGTGGCCAAACTGTTCCAGCAGGAAATCCCCCCGGTCAAGAAATGCGAGCTGATTCTGCTGCCCACCACCTGTGGTACTGGCAGCGAGATGACCAATATTTCCATTTTGTCTTTGACCAGCTTGTCCACGAAATTGGGGCTGGCCCATGACGCCCTCTATGCCGATCATGCGGTGCTGATTCCGGAACTATTAAAGGATTTGCCGGACAGGGCCTTTGGGGCCAGTGCCATCGATGCGTTGATCCATGCCATGGAGTCCTTTACCTCGCCCCGGGCCACGGCCTTTACCAAAATGTTTTCCCTGCAGGCCATGGAACTTATCATCAAGGGTTTTCAGGATATCGTGGTGCAGGGCAGGAAGGCCCGGGACAAACATCTGCAGGATTTCCTGCTGGCCAGTTCCTATGCGGGGATTGCCTTTGGTAATGCCGGCTGCGCTGCCGTCCATGCCCTGAGCTATCCGCTGGGGGCCGCCAAGCATGTGCCTCATGGGGAAGCCAATGCAGTAATGCTGCTGCCTGTATATAAGCTATATCAGGAAAAGCATTATGGGGGCAGCCTGCGGGACTTATGCCAATATCTGGCCGGACTTCTGGGCTGTCAGGAAATGGATGTCTGGCTGCGGCTGGAGGATCTGCTGACGGGGATCCTGAGCTGGAAATCCCTGGCGGATTACGGTGTGACTAAGGACGAACTGGATGCATTTGCCGATGTGGTCATGAACAAGCAGCGACGGCTGATGGCCAATAATTTCGTGACGTTGACCCGCCATGATGTGGAAAAGATTTACGGATCGCTTTATTGA
- a CDS encoding aspartate aminotransferase family protein — translation MLRDALPAIVTDTLPGPKSAAMIKRREEAVPSAIRCIYPVAMKRAAGAVIEDLDGNRFLDWIGGVGVLNIGHAHPEVIAAVKEQADKYFHGMFNVVTHEGYVKLAEKLNAIAPVKGEKKRTYFANSGAEADENAVKIAKAFTGRPNIIVFTGAFHGRTLLTMSMTAKKAYAKGMGPFPDGVCRAEFPYLYRRPIGMPKEAAIDYYVGKLQEVFENASPAEQVAAMVVEPLQGEGGFIPAPIEWVKAVRRICDKHGIMLIADEVQSGFCRTGRMFAADYWKEAGVMPDIIATAKSIAAGVPLSAIIAREEIMESVPGGVIGGTFGGNALACAAALKTIEIMERDDLAGKSLSMGRKVMDRYRQWQEKYDVVGDVRGLGGMVGIEFVKDSWTKEPAPELTSAIIHEAACQGLLVEGAGIHGNVIRFLAPLVMTDEQLEAGLNIFERALQKCIGYENAGQEKITG, via the coding sequence ATGTTAAGAGATGCATTACCCGCCATCGTTACCGATACACTGCCCGGCCCCAAGTCGGCGGCCATGATCAAGCGCCGGGAGGAGGCTGTGCCCTCGGCCATCCGCTGCATTTATCCTGTGGCCATGAAGCGGGCCGCCGGAGCTGTCATCGAAGATCTGGACGGCAACCGTTTCCTGGACTGGATCGGGGGCGTGGGGGTGCTGAATATCGGCCATGCCCATCCTGAGGTCATCGCGGCGGTCAAGGAACAGGCGGACAAATACTTCCATGGCATGTTTAATGTGGTCACCCATGAGGGCTATGTGAAGCTGGCGGAGAAACTCAACGCGATTGCTCCGGTCAAAGGGGAGAAGAAACGCACCTATTTTGCCAACAGCGGGGCCGAGGCCGATGAAAACGCCGTGAAGATTGCCAAGGCCTTTACGGGCCGTCCCAATATTATCGTATTTACCGGCGCCTTCCATGGCCGGACGCTCTTAACCATGTCCATGACGGCCAAGAAGGCCTATGCCAAAGGCATGGGGCCCTTCCCTGACGGGGTATGCCGGGCAGAATTCCCCTATCTCTACCGCCGTCCCATAGGGATGCCCAAGGAAGCGGCCATCGATTACTACGTAGGAAAACTGCAGGAAGTATTTGAAAATGCCTCTCCGGCAGAACAGGTGGCAGCTATGGTGGTGGAACCTCTGCAGGGCGAAGGCGGTTTCATCCCCGCTCCCATCGAATGGGTCAAGGCGGTGCGCCGCATCTGTGACAAGCATGGCATCATGTTGATTGCCGATGAGGTGCAGTCCGGCTTCTGTCGCACGGGACGTATGTTTGCTGCGGATTACTGGAAGGAGGCCGGTGTTATGCCAGATATCATCGCTACGGCTAAGTCAATTGCTGCCGGCGTTCCGCTGAGTGCCATCATCGCCCGGGAGGAAATCATGGAGTCGGTGCCCGGCGGCGTGATCGGCGGCACCTTCGGGGGCAATGCTCTGGCCTGTGCGGCAGCCCTCAAGACCATCGAGATTATGGAGCGGGACGATTTGGCGGGCAAGTCTCTGAGTATGGGCCGCAAGGTTATGGACCGCTATCGCCAGTGGCAGGAAAAATACGATGTGGTAGGGGATGTCCGCGGCCTTGGCGGCATGGTGGGCATCGAATTTGTCAAGGACAGCTGGACGAAGGAACCGGCACCGGAACTGACTTCGGCCATCATCCATGAGGCGGCCTGCCAGGGCCTGCTGGTGGAAGGGGCTGGTATCCATGGCAATGTCATCCGCTTCCTGGCGCCGCTGGTCATGACCGATGAACAGCTGGAAGCCGGCCTGAATATCTTCGAACGGGCCCTGCAGAAGTGCATCGGCTATGAGAATGCAGGCCAGGAAAAGATCACCGGTTGA
- a CDS encoding PucR family transcriptional regulator yields the protein MSISLQEIYQSTREKYALELLTGENGLTKEFTWIQLCEDIGNCIFFRGHELVISTGLASMQENWLHDFITELIRHRVCGLILNTGKYIRPSDISPDIIALCREKHFPLFLMPWRIHIADIMQDYCSRLLHAQEQESRLEEMLLGLLAGGSQEERCQQELAARGNLDQPFQLVVLPLATSNLDISQEQLIRLACKRKLNHYTSFYSILCHARQILLIFGQPPANIEDCLRELLPQLPADCLTGHMGLSPLHDSLTALPTALQEARAAAAVAGMQQTELLSFQELGPYRLLFMSGQDELLRQMHQEKLQPLMDYDQVHQSQLLATLRTYLFHNNSLQDTARLTFTHRNTISYRLRKIRELIDCDLDDSEVRFAYMLAFYIDDYLHLMDGNFA from the coding sequence ATGTCGATTTCATTACAGGAGATCTATCAGAGCACCCGGGAAAAATACGCCTTAGAACTTTTGACCGGGGAAAACGGACTCACAAAGGAATTCACCTGGATACAGCTCTGCGAGGATATTGGCAACTGCATTTTTTTCCGGGGCCATGAGCTGGTCATCTCCACAGGGCTGGCCTCCATGCAGGAAAACTGGCTCCATGACTTTATCACGGAACTCATCCGGCACAGAGTCTGCGGCCTGATCCTCAACACGGGCAAATACATCCGGCCCAGCGATATTTCCCCGGATATCATCGCCCTCTGCCGGGAAAAACATTTCCCCTTGTTCCTTATGCCCTGGCGAATTCATATTGCCGATATCATGCAGGATTACTGCAGCCGCCTGCTCCATGCCCAGGAACAGGAAAGCCGTCTGGAGGAGATGTTGCTGGGACTGCTGGCCGGTGGCAGCCAGGAGGAGCGCTGCCAGCAGGAACTGGCGGCCCGGGGAAATCTCGACCAGCCCTTCCAACTCGTCGTGCTGCCCCTGGCCACCAGCAATCTGGACATCAGCCAGGAGCAATTGATCCGCCTGGCCTGCAAGCGGAAGCTCAATCACTATACGAGTTTCTACAGCATCCTCTGTCATGCCCGGCAAATTTTGCTTATCTTCGGCCAGCCGCCGGCCAATATCGAAGACTGCCTGCGGGAACTGCTGCCCCAGCTGCCTGCGGACTGCCTGACCGGCCATATGGGCCTCAGCCCGCTGCATGACAGTCTCACCGCCCTGCCTACAGCCCTTCAGGAAGCCCGTGCGGCGGCCGCCGTGGCCGGTATGCAGCAAACGGAGCTGTTATCCTTTCAGGAACTGGGCCCCTATCGCCTCTTATTTATGAGCGGCCAGGATGAACTCCTGCGGCAGATGCATCAGGAAAAGCTGCAGCCCCTGATGGACTATGACCAAGTGCATCAGTCACAACTGCTCGCCACCCTGCGCACTTATCTGTTCCACAACAACAGCCTGCAGGATACGGCCCGGCTGACCTTCACCCATCGCAATACCATCAGCTACCGGCTGCGAAAGATACGGGAGCTCATCGACTGCGACCTGGATGACAGCGAAGTCCGCTTTGCCTATATGCTGGCCTTTTACATCGACGATTACTTACATTTAATGGACGGGAATTTTGCCTGA
- a CDS encoding amino acid ABC transporter ATP-binding protein: MYNVLELKKNYGSTAILKDISLRIDDGEAVTIIGPSGSGKSTFLRCLNLLEEPSGGKIYFDNVLIDKELDSKWLHQQVGMVFQKFNLFPMFTVLKNVMYAPIHVKKMPRKEAEELARDLLDRVGLSHRLDSYPSQLSGGQQQRAAIARAMAMQPKMLLFDEPTSALDPELVGEVLKVMLDLRKDGMTMAIVTHEMNFAKNVSDRIVFMDKGYIVEEGQPQQIFERPQQERTQNFLRSLSLGGAFA; the protein is encoded by the coding sequence ATGTACAACGTCCTGGAACTCAAGAAAAATTACGGTTCCACCGCTATCCTGAAAGACATCAGCCTGCGCATAGACGATGGGGAGGCCGTCACCATTATCGGCCCCTCCGGTTCGGGCAAGAGCACGTTCCTGCGCTGCCTGAACCTGCTGGAGGAGCCCAGCGGCGGCAAGATCTACTTTGACAATGTACTGATCGACAAGGAACTGGACAGCAAATGGCTGCATCAGCAGGTGGGCATGGTCTTCCAAAAATTCAACCTCTTTCCCATGTTCACCGTGCTGAAAAACGTCATGTATGCGCCCATACATGTAAAGAAGATGCCCCGCAAGGAGGCTGAGGAACTGGCCCGGGATCTTCTAGACCGGGTGGGACTGAGCCATCGCCTGGACAGCTATCCCAGCCAGCTCTCCGGCGGCCAGCAGCAGCGGGCAGCCATCGCCCGGGCCATGGCCATGCAGCCCAAGATGCTGCTCTTCGACGAGCCCACCTCAGCCCTGGATCCGGAACTTGTAGGCGAGGTGCTGAAAGTCATGCTAGATCTGCGCAAGGACGGCATGACCATGGCCATTGTCACCCACGAAATGAATTTTGCCAAGAATGTTTCCGACCGCATAGTCTTTATGGACAAGGGCTATATCGTGGAGGAAGGGCAACCCCAGCAGATTTTTGAACGGCCCCAGCAGGAACGCACCCAGAACTTCCTGCGCAGCCTGTCCCTTGGAGGTGCTTTTGCATGA
- a CDS encoding amino acid ABC transporter permease, whose product MNANITQLHFDTAGQILLPSLLHGAGLVIETTLLGFLLALVVGTFIAVGRLFAWRPFRAMLYTLLELVRGTPLLVQLVYIYYVVPLLINLIAGMCGYHTDVQISPLTAGIAGLALNYGCYMSEVIRGSILAVDKGQTEAALCLGFGEMEALFRLILPQAVRSIIPALGNYLVMMIKDTSLLAYVAVNELLLRTQTFASQTFLTIEAYTYLALAYLILSLPLSRCVKFLEYKLSESRG is encoded by the coding sequence ATGAATGCCAACATAACCCAATTACACTTCGATACCGCAGGTCAGATCCTGCTGCCTAGCCTGCTCCATGGTGCAGGCCTGGTCATTGAAACCACCCTGCTGGGCTTTTTGCTGGCCCTGGTGGTGGGCACCTTTATCGCCGTAGGCCGACTCTTTGCCTGGAGGCCCTTCCGCGCCATGCTTTATACATTATTGGAACTTGTCCGAGGCACTCCGCTGCTGGTGCAGCTGGTCTATATCTATTATGTGGTTCCCCTGCTCATCAACCTGATTGCCGGCATGTGCGGCTATCATACCGATGTGCAGATTTCCCCGCTGACCGCCGGCATCGCCGGTCTGGCCCTGAACTACGGCTGCTACATGTCCGAAGTCATCCGCGGCAGCATCCTCGCCGTGGACAAGGGACAGACCGAAGCCGCCCTGTGCCTGGGCTTTGGCGAGATGGAAGCCCTGTTCCGCCTGATCCTGCCCCAGGCCGTGCGCAGCATTATCCCGGCTTTGGGCAATTATCTGGTCATGATGATCAAGGACACCTCCCTGCTGGCCTATGTAGCTGTCAATGAGCTCTTGCTGCGCACCCAGACCTTTGCCTCCCAGACCTTCCTGACCATCGAGGCCTATACCTATCTGGCTTTGGCCTATCTGATTTTGAGCCTGCCCTTATCCCGCTGCGTAAAATTCCTGGAATACAAGCTCTCGGAAAGCCGCGGTTAA
- a CDS encoding substrate-binding periplasmic protein translates to MNLKKMIPALCTALTCLLLLTGCGGEESTSDNAKPAAAGNTLQAAKDKGVLVVASSNDAPFAYLDAKNNNAFSGIDAEIIAEIAKRLGIAKVEMKQVPFENLLIELNNGTVDMVTDAMYIKPERLAKAYFTNQWYREGEAVVVKKDSPIKTKEDLKDKVIGGQKGMTFLETAQKWQQEGKVKEVKVFSSQAELMMAVNTGKIDACITDGIVAGYTLKQNADLALRIMEPYEPESSGVIGAAIRFTDKDLLDAVNAELEKMRADGTLKAIYDKYNLPENYRVLDAAAAATTNGK, encoded by the coding sequence ATGAACCTCAAAAAAATGATCCCGGCCCTCTGCACCGCCCTGACCTGCCTCCTGCTGCTGACTGGCTGCGGCGGCGAGGAAAGCACCTCCGACAATGCCAAACCTGCCGCTGCCGGCAACACCCTGCAAGCTGCCAAGGACAAGGGCGTGCTGGTGGTAGCCTCCTCCAACGACGCCCCCTTTGCCTACTTAGACGCCAAGAACAACAACGCCTTTTCCGGCATTGATGCAGAAATCATTGCAGAAATCGCCAAAAGGCTGGGCATAGCCAAGGTGGAGATGAAACAAGTTCCCTTTGAAAACCTGCTGATCGAACTCAACAACGGCACGGTGGATATGGTGACCGATGCCATGTACATCAAGCCGGAACGTCTGGCCAAGGCCTACTTCACCAACCAGTGGTATCGTGAAGGCGAAGCCGTCGTCGTCAAGAAAGACTCCCCCATCAAAACCAAAGAAGATCTGAAAGACAAGGTCATTGGCGGCCAGAAGGGCATGACCTTCCTGGAAACGGCCCAGAAATGGCAGCAGGAGGGCAAGGTCAAGGAAGTCAAAGTCTTCAGCAGCCAGGCTGAACTCATGATGGCCGTCAACACCGGCAAGATTGACGCCTGCATCACTGACGGCATCGTGGCCGGCTACACCCTGAAACAAAATGCTGACCTGGCCCTGCGCATCATGGAACCCTACGAACCGGAAAGCAGCGGCGTCATCGGTGCCGCTATCCGCTTCACCGACAAGGACCTGCTGGATGCCGTGAACGCCGAACTGGAAAAGATGCGTGCCGACGGTACCCTCAAAGCCATCTACGACAAATACAACCTCCCCGAAAATTACCGCGTGCTGGATGCCGCCGCCGCAGCCACCACCAATGGCAAATAA
- a CDS encoding vWA domain-containing protein, whose translation MFRFFVMLAMLLTVNFGVCSARVLPPDKPSRPAVHHQLLTHEHTAACDRTTAEPVQLICILDRSGSMRHLTEDTIGGYNSFIAKQREEKGKAEVTTVLFDDKYEKIVDAVDIKKVPELTDTEYYARGMTALLDAVGRTINSTLGKMKAEGICPAKRRVLFLIMTDGKENDSKEYSKADVKAMIQQASKEYNWNFIFMGANIDSVAEAAALGIHAKHAVNYSHDGSGVKKSFDRMDAAASEMRETGSVGESWKNAGE comes from the coding sequence GTCCTGCCGCCGGATAAGCCGTCGCGGCCGGCAGTTCACCATCAGCTGCTCACGCATGAGCATACGGCTGCATGTGACCGGACAACTGCCGAACCGGTGCAGCTGATCTGCATTCTCGACCGTTCCGGCTCCATGCGTCATCTGACCGAGGATACCATTGGCGGGTATAATTCCTTCATAGCCAAGCAGCGTGAAGAAAAAGGGAAGGCTGAAGTCACCACTGTGCTTTTTGATGACAAATATGAGAAAATCGTGGATGCTGTGGACATAAAGAAAGTGCCGGAACTCACCGACACGGAATATTACGCCCGGGGCATGACCGCCCTGCTGGATGCTGTAGGACGAACCATCAACAGCACGTTGGGGAAAATGAAGGCAGAGGGCATCTGCCCGGCCAAACGGCGGGTATTGTTCTTGATCATGACGGACGGCAAGGAAAATGACAGTAAGGAATACAGCAAGGCGGATGTCAAAGCCATGATCCAACAAGCCTCAAAAGAATACAATTGGAATTTCATCTTTATGGGCGCCAATATCGATTCGGTAGCAGAAGCGGCTGCTTTGGGCATCCATGCCAAACATGCTGTCAATTACAGCCATGACGGCAGCGGGGTAAAGAAATCCTTTGACAGAATGGACGCAGCAGCCAGCGAGATGAGAGAAACAGGCAGCGTCGGTGAAAGTTGGAAAAATGCTGGAGAATAA